A stretch of the Mycobacterium sp. ITM-2016-00317 genome encodes the following:
- the trpD gene encoding anthranilate phosphoribosyltransferase, producing MTSPSPRPASPADASGSTKTWPTILSRLTTVQGLLPGQAAWAMDQIMTGAATPAQIAAFAVSMKMKRPTSGEVTELADIMLKHARRVPTDVIGNATVDIVGTGGDGANTVNLSTMASIVVAAAGVPVVKHGNRAASSLSGGADTLEALGLRIDLGPDEVARSVSEVGIGFAFAPQFHPSYRHAGAVRREIGVPTVFNLLGPLTNPAAPRAGLIGCAWGDLAEVMAGVFATRGASALVVHGDDGLDELTTTTTSTIWRVQAGTVERLTFDPAAFGFARAEISELVGGDAESNAAEARAVLGGAKGPVRDAVLLNAAGAMVAHAGLSSDAKWVPAWESGLARAKEAIDSGAAEQLLARWVRFTQAL from the coding sequence GTGACTAGCCCTTCGCCCCGTCCCGCATCGCCCGCCGACGCCTCTGGGAGCACCAAGACCTGGCCGACGATCCTCAGCAGGTTGACCACCGTGCAGGGCTTGTTGCCAGGTCAGGCGGCATGGGCGATGGACCAGATCATGACCGGTGCGGCGACGCCTGCGCAGATCGCCGCATTCGCGGTGTCGATGAAGATGAAGCGCCCGACCTCCGGTGAGGTCACCGAACTGGCCGACATCATGCTCAAGCATGCCCGCCGGGTGCCGACCGACGTCATCGGTAACGCCACTGTCGACATCGTGGGCACCGGCGGCGACGGCGCGAACACGGTGAACCTGTCGACGATGGCCTCGATCGTGGTGGCCGCGGCCGGGGTGCCGGTGGTCAAGCACGGCAACCGGGCGGCGTCGTCGCTGTCGGGTGGCGCCGACACCCTCGAAGCACTCGGGCTGCGTATCGACCTGGGTCCCGACGAGGTGGCGCGCAGCGTGTCCGAGGTCGGTATCGGTTTCGCGTTCGCCCCGCAGTTCCATCCGTCCTACCGGCATGCCGGGGCGGTGCGCCGGGAGATCGGGGTGCCCACCGTGTTCAACCTGCTGGGCCCGTTGACCAACCCGGCCGCCCCGCGTGCGGGTCTGATCGGCTGCGCCTGGGGCGATCTCGCCGAGGTGATGGCCGGGGTGTTCGCGACCCGCGGCGCCAGTGCGCTGGTGGTGCACGGCGACGACGGCCTCGACGAGCTGACCACCACCACGACGAGCACGATCTGGAGGGTGCAGGCCGGCACCGTCGAGCGGCTGACGTTCGACCCGGCGGCGTTCGGATTCGCGCGCGCCGAGATCTCCGAGCTGGTCGGTGGAGACGCGGAGTCGAACGCGGCGGAGGCCCGCGCGGTCCTCGGCGGGGCGAAGGGGCCGGTGCGCGACGCCGTGCTGCTCAACGCCGCGGGCGCGATGGTCGCGCACGCCGGGCTATCCAGCGACGCCAAGTGGGTTCCGGCGTGGGAGTCCGGGCTGGCCCGGGCCAAGGAGGCCATCGACTCCGGGGCGGCCGAGCAGCTGCTCGCGCGTTGGGTGCGGTTCACCCAGGCGCTCTGA
- a CDS encoding heme-copper oxidase subunit III — MTSAVGTSGTAITSRVHSLNRPNMVSVGTIVWLSSELMFFAGLFAMYFTARAQAHGDWPPPPTELNLALAVPVTLVLIASSFTCQMGVFAAERGDVFGLRRWYTITLAMGTFFVLGQGYEYLHLVEHGTTIAGSAYGSVFYLATGFHGLHVIGGLIAFVLLLLRTRMSKFTPAQATAAIVVSYYWHFVDIVWIALFAVIYFVR; from the coding sequence GTGACGAGCGCTGTAGGGACCTCGGGAACGGCAATCACGTCGCGCGTTCATTCGCTGAACCGGCCGAATATGGTCAGTGTCGGCACCATCGTGTGGCTTTCCAGTGAGCTGATGTTCTTTGCTGGACTGTTCGCGATGTATTTCACGGCGCGCGCGCAAGCCCATGGTGACTGGCCCCCACCACCCACCGAGCTGAATCTGGCCCTTGCCGTACCGGTGACGCTGGTGCTGATCGCGTCGTCGTTCACCTGTCAGATGGGCGTGTTCGCCGCCGAGCGCGGTGACGTGTTCGGGCTGCGCCGCTGGTACACCATCACCCTCGCGATGGGCACGTTCTTCGTCCTCGGGCAGGGCTACGAGTACCTGCACCTGGTCGAACACGGGACCACCATCGCGGGCAGCGCGTACGGCAGCGTCTTCTATCTGGCGACCGGTTTCCACGGTCTGCACGTGATCGGCGGCCTGATCGCCTTCGTGCTGCTGTTGCTGCGCACCCGGATGAGCAAGTTCACGCCGGCGCAGGCCACCGCGGCGATCGTCGTGTCCTATTACTGGCACTTCGTCGACATCGTGTGGATCGCCC